The following are encoded together in the Verrucomicrobiota bacterium genome:
- the pelF gene encoding GT4 family glycosyltransferase PelF → MIQQVDSSPTQSLADVCFILEGTYPHVRGGVSTWVHQLIEGMPNIRFATFFIGADEISTSEYYYERPANHIHHEKIYLFDRLSDEEMEPAPLSQTLLNSFYTKLEHFYTEKDPHAQTEEFFEIIKLILETPELTFGNLCHDQQAWNLLEKIYYKYLANFSFLDYFWTVRFLHIPVWRLIRHCNRVPQAHVYHTISTGYAGLVGAILARQTKRPLILTEHGIYTKERILEINRADWIYEPERRFSDPGDQSQKLRELWIAMFRTFGIFAYRTSNYIYTLYEGNAKLQVEFGASEKKIEVIPNGIHPERFDQAIQNRRAIRTSSPNRKIAGFVGRVVPIKDIKMLLRAWGIVITKLPSARLQIYGPEEEDQDYYQDCNEIIKMLHLEESILFMGSSQIDRIMPEIDVMVLTSLSEGLPLVVLEAFAAEVPVVCTDVGACRELIFGRTAEDKALGRAGMLNGTSMPQDTAESLTTILGDRKLQDKMGAVGRQRVEKFYRQTDILNQYHKVYTKDALQS, encoded by the coding sequence ATGATCCAACAAGTAGATAGTTCTCCTACACAGTCGTTAGCTGATGTATGTTTTATTCTCGAAGGAACTTATCCTCACGTACGAGGAGGCGTGTCCACATGGGTGCACCAACTCATTGAAGGAATGCCGAACATTCGCTTTGCCACCTTTTTTATTGGTGCTGATGAGATCTCAACTAGCGAATATTACTATGAGCGCCCAGCCAATCATATCCACCATGAAAAAATATATTTATTTGATCGCTTGTCAGATGAAGAGATGGAACCAGCTCCTCTCTCACAAACACTACTTAATTCTTTTTACACGAAGCTAGAACACTTTTATACGGAAAAAGATCCTCATGCTCAAACCGAGGAGTTTTTTGAAATCATTAAACTCATCCTAGAAACTCCGGAACTTACTTTCGGCAACTTATGCCACGATCAACAAGCCTGGAATCTTCTAGAGAAAATCTATTATAAATATTTGGCTAACTTTTCTTTTCTAGACTATTTTTGGACCGTACGCTTTTTACATATACCTGTTTGGCGACTTATTCGTCATTGTAATCGTGTTCCTCAAGCCCATGTCTACCATACTATATCAACAGGTTATGCTGGCTTAGTTGGAGCGATACTTGCTAGACAAACTAAACGGCCACTTATCCTAACAGAACATGGGATCTATACTAAGGAACGGATCTTGGAAATAAACCGAGCAGATTGGATTTATGAACCCGAACGAAGATTTAGTGATCCTGGTGACCAATCTCAAAAGCTAAGAGAATTATGGATAGCTATGTTCAGGACTTTTGGAATATTCGCTTACAGAACCTCCAATTATATCTACACCCTTTACGAGGGGAATGCTAAATTACAAGTAGAATTTGGGGCATCCGAGAAGAAAATAGAAGTTATACCTAACGGTATTCATCCCGAACGATTTGACCAAGCTATTCAAAACCGTAGAGCAATTCGCACGTCTAGTCCCAATAGAAAAATTGCCGGTTTTGTAGGTAGAGTTGTGCCTATTAAAGATATTAAAATGTTGTTACGCGCTTGGGGAATTGTCATCACAAAGTTACCAAGCGCACGCTTACAAATCTACGGTCCAGAAGAAGAAGATCAAGACTACTACCAAGATTGCAATGAAATCATCAAGATGCTTCACCTAGAGGAGTCGATTCTATTCATGGGCTCCAGTCAAATCGACCGAATCATGCCTGAAATTGATGTTATGGTTCTCACTAGTCTTAGCGAGGGTCTCCCCCTGGTTGTGTTAGAAGCTTTTGCTGCTGAAGTACCCGTTGTTTGCACAGATGTAGGTGCATGTCGCGAATTAATATTTGGGAGAACGGCTGAAGATAAAGCGCTGGGCAGAGCAGGTATGTTGAATGGTACATCCATGCCTCAAGACACCGCTGAGTCACTCACCACCATTCTCGGTGACCGTAAGCTACAGGATAAAATGGGTGCTGTAGGACGCCAAAGAGTTGAAAAATTCTACAGGCAAACAGATATTCTAAATCAGTATCACAAAGTATATACTAAAGACGCTCTGCAGTCTTGA
- a CDS encoding SAM-dependent methyltransferase, whose translation MSLEKTGHESVEAMIAEKIKLEGDIAFEDFMSISLYTKGLGYYLNKKKKTGKSGDFYTSVSVGSAFGSLLAEFFRRFKEHMANPKPFLMVEQGANDGELANDILRYFQQVGELSEVEYWIVEPSSSLQHHQKEQLQKYGFVDQVKWYSCFEEIEDNSIQGVFFSNELVDSFPVKLVVYRHGQWMEKRVTRVDGSFKFKETTLRDLSTLEYIKRWKLPAIEGYQGEVCLGVRRWVKQVASKIKEGLFLTIDYGSKAESLYAPGRGHGTIRAYRNHQQKDELLSYAGEQDLTAHVNFSQIIEEGKASGLEFQDYRDQHQALITMAKHRLLKMETSGGPIDQKFLRQFKTLTHPEIMGSQFKFLSMVK comes from the coding sequence ATGTCATTAGAGAAAACGGGACACGAGAGTGTGGAGGCTATGATTGCTGAGAAGATCAAATTAGAAGGAGATATTGCCTTTGAGGATTTTATGTCTATCTCCCTCTATACCAAAGGGTTAGGCTATTACTTGAACAAAAAGAAGAAGACGGGAAAAAGTGGAGATTTTTACACTAGTGTGTCGGTTGGAAGTGCTTTTGGGAGCCTTTTGGCTGAGTTTTTTCGGCGCTTTAAAGAGCACATGGCGAATCCAAAACCTTTTTTAATGGTTGAGCAAGGAGCAAATGATGGGGAATTAGCAAACGATATACTAAGATATTTTCAACAGGTTGGAGAATTGTCGGAAGTAGAATATTGGATTGTAGAGCCGAGTTCCTCTCTCCAGCATCATCAGAAGGAACAGTTACAAAAATATGGCTTTGTCGATCAGGTAAAATGGTACTCTTGTTTCGAGGAAATAGAAGACAATAGCATACAAGGTGTTTTCTTTTCCAATGAACTGGTTGATAGCTTTCCAGTCAAATTAGTTGTTTATCGTCATGGTCAATGGATGGAGAAACGCGTTACACGAGTTGATGGCTCTTTTAAATTCAAAGAAACAACCCTGAGGGATTTATCAACACTTGAATATATAAAAAGATGGAAGCTCCCAGCTATAGAAGGATATCAAGGGGAAGTTTGTTTAGGAGTCAGGAGGTGGGTCAAGCAAGTGGCAAGTAAAATCAAAGAGGGCCTGTTCTTAACAATTGATTATGGATCAAAAGCAGAGAGTCTCTATGCTCCGGGTAGAGGTCATGGAACCATTCGAGCTTACCGCAATCACCAGCAGAAAGATGAACTTTTGTCTTACGCCGGAGAGCAAGATTTAACGGCGCACGTTAATTTTTCGCAAATCATTGAGGAAGGAAAGGCGAGCGGCCTAGAATTTCAGGATTATAGAGATCAGCACCAAGCGCTTATTACTATGGCCAAACATCGGCTATTAAAAATGGAAACCAGCGGTGGTCCTATCGACCAAAAATTCTTGAGACAATTCAAGACACTTACACATCCTGAAATCATGGGGAGCCAGTTTAAATTCCTTTCTATGGTAAAGTAA
- a CDS encoding PilZ domain-containing protein, with amino-acid sequence MSEEEIDRPKKLLRKPVQRRRFYRLRYPENEGPRFIIDEKTVYRVFEISEGGARVYVPDSSLFHVHDTLEGELRFREENDDGEEAYKDETVPVKGIIIRIHESVIVIQFDDKDNVPLENMIQEQVRIRAKFPLAFSTKEY; translated from the coding sequence ATGAGCGAAGAAGAAATCGACAGACCCAAAAAACTTCTGAGAAAACCTGTGCAAAGACGACGCTTTTACCGGCTGCGTTACCCTGAAAATGAGGGACCTCGATTTATCATAGACGAAAAGACGGTTTATCGTGTCTTTGAAATCTCCGAAGGCGGGGCAAGAGTCTATGTTCCTGACAGTTCACTATTTCATGTGCATGATACCCTCGAAGGTGAGCTTCGATTTAGAGAAGAAAACGACGATGGCGAAGAAGCCTACAAAGATGAAACAGTCCCAGTGAAGGGCATCATTATAAGAATCCACGAAAGCGTCATTGTCATCCAATTCGATGATAAAGATAATGTTCCCTTAGAAAACATGATCCAGGAACAAGTGCGTATACGGGCAAAGTTCCCGTTAGCTTTTTCTACAAAAGAATACTAG